The proteins below come from a single Burkholderia contaminans genomic window:
- a CDS encoding LysR family transcriptional regulator → MTLAQLQALAAVVELGSLTAAADRLSRSQSAISHALTELEALTEVKLLWRDRQPVVLTAAGERLWPYVQNVVREAQLLRQQFSLSRGKLEGKLVVASLPSVSLAFVVPALEALKDMHEGVSAVLLEGTDSEVEGWVDDGTADVGVVAGTKTFAHNLPLLDEDFVAVAAEGMFAGRKRVSAKQLSTAPFIFSKAGCGPVIADYFARGGAPLRAAFNVVEMRTILSMAEAGMGVSIVPRITLTYTPFGGRVLELSPRLHRSVRLSWNTAGNAIADAFVRLVDAQRAKAAKAVNTRARKAR, encoded by the coding sequence ATGACGCTTGCCCAGTTGCAGGCCCTGGCGGCCGTGGTCGAACTCGGTTCGCTCACGGCGGCGGCCGACCGGTTGAGCCGCAGTCAATCCGCGATCAGTCATGCATTGACCGAGCTGGAAGCGCTCACGGAGGTCAAGCTGCTCTGGCGCGACCGGCAGCCGGTCGTCCTGACGGCGGCGGGCGAACGCCTGTGGCCGTACGTCCAGAACGTGGTGCGGGAAGCGCAGCTGTTGCGCCAGCAGTTCAGCCTGTCGCGCGGCAAGCTCGAAGGGAAGCTGGTGGTCGCGTCGTTGCCGAGCGTGTCGCTGGCGTTCGTCGTGCCCGCGCTCGAGGCGTTGAAGGACATGCACGAGGGCGTGTCGGCGGTGCTGCTCGAAGGCACGGACAGCGAAGTTGAAGGGTGGGTCGACGACGGTACGGCCGATGTCGGCGTGGTGGCCGGCACGAAGACGTTCGCCCACAATCTGCCGCTGCTCGACGAGGATTTCGTCGCGGTGGCGGCCGAAGGCATGTTCGCCGGCCGCAAGCGCGTGTCGGCGAAGCAGTTGTCCACGGCGCCGTTCATCTTCTCGAAGGCAGGGTGCGGGCCGGTGATCGCGGATTACTTCGCGCGCGGCGGCGCGCCGCTGCGGGCCGCGTTCAACGTGGTCGAGATGCGCACCATCCTGTCGATGGCGGAGGCCGGCATGGGCGTGTCGATCGTGCCGCGCATCACGCTCACGTACACGCCGTTCGGCGGCCGCGTGCTGGAGTTGTCGCCGAGGCTGCATCGCTCGGTGCGGTTGTCGTGGAATACGGCCGGCAACGCGATCGCGGACGCGTTCGTGCGGCTCGTCGACGCGCAACGCGCGAAGGCGGCGAAGGCGGTCAACACGCGCGCGAGAAAGGCCCGGTAA